CTCCTCTCGCATGCGTCTTAGCTCAGAGAATGGTTCCCATCTCATTAAACTCATATCTCTCACCTCCTAAGCATGTTATTCTCAAATGCCCTAGCGAATTAGGATTTTGCGTTTTGTGGACAAGTGTCTATCGCAATTTTTTAATACCCAGGAGAAAAAAGAGCTTAAACTATTCGGATAACGAAATTTTGGGGTTTTTCAAAGCAAGTTGGGGCACAAGGGCTAACTAAGCACCTACACTAAAATTAAGATATTACAACCACTTAATACGCCTAAAGTAATAGAGAAGAACGACACCAATCAATGCCATTAGGCCTAAAGCGTAAGGATAACCATATCGCCAAGTAAGCTCCGGCATGTAACGGAAATTCATACCATAAATAGCCGCTACCAATCCCACTGAGATCAAGACTGTCGCTGCGACCGTGAGCGATTTCATCACGGCGTTGAGCTGATTGGAAATTACCGTGAGATAGGCATCCAGCGCACTTGCCAGGATGTCACGGTAGGTATCTATGGTGTCTACAATTCGCAAGGTGTGGTCGTAAATGTCGCGCAGATATGTCACGGCCTGCTCCGAAAGAAGCGGTTGGTCCCTTCGGGTTAGGATATTGAACATATCCCTCAGTGGAGTTGCAATCCTTCGCAAGACCAGCAAGGTTCGCTTTAGCCGAAATATTCTTTCTGGGGACTCCGCTGCTTCCTGCTTAAATATACTGGTCTCAATTTGGTCAAGCCTTTCGTCTATTTGGTCAAGGATGGGGAAATAAGAGTCTACCAGCGCGTCAAGAATATCGTACAATAGCAGTCCAACACCGCCCACAAATGCCTGGGGATGCCGACTCCATCTATCCGCAACCTCATGGAGAACTGTGAGCTCTTGCTTATGTAGGGTTACAATATAGTTTTTGCCCACAAAAATATCGAGCTCTATCGGCCGAACATCTTCCTTCTTTGGGTTGTATGTTACAAAGTGCGAGACCAAGAAAAGGTAGCCTGGATATTCGTCAACCTTAGGCCTGTGATGTGGAGTAAAATAATCATCTATCGCGAGCGGATGGAAACCAAACTCTAAAGCGAGCTTTTCCATCTCCTCTTTCGAAGGATTCATAGCGTCCAACCAAACAATAGTCTCTGGATCGGCAATAAAATCGCTAATTTGGGCTATGTTTTTTATAATTTGGACGCCTTTATTCGGGTGGTATGCTGTAATGCGGAACACGTCGTGTTACCTTAACCATCTTGCTCCACCCTGGGATGGTGGGCTACCTTCACGGCACTCGGTCTTATCACACGGCCATTCATGGTGTACCCTGTCCGAACCTCTTCAATGATAGTTTCGTCGGGGTACTCCGTCGTATCCACACGTGCAACAGCTTCATGCTTCATTGGGTCGAATTTTTCACCAACGGCTTTTATCGGTTCAACGCCTTCCTTCGCGAGGAGATCACGAAGTTGACGCAGGATGAGTATTACACCTCCATGCAGAGAGTCAAAATTCTTTGTCTCTTCTGCAGCTTTGATAGCCCTTTCGAAGTTGTCGAGAATCGGAAGTAATCTAATAATAAAGTCTTCGGTAGCAAATTTCCTTACTTGCTCCAGCTCCTCCCTAGCGCGGCGTCGGTAGTTAGTAAAATCAGCAAGCGTCCGAAGGAAATTGTCATGTTCCTCCTCCGCTCGCCTCTCTGCTTCCTCACACCGTTCCTTTAAGATGCGAATGTCTTCGGGAAGTACCTCTTCTGCGGTGGATTCCACGACAACATCCGCTTCTTCTGGCGATTCTGAAAACACCTCAGGCGGAACTACGCCAGTCTCCTCAAGCTCTTTATCCCTGTGTTGTGCCTCAGACTCAGAGGAGTTTTGCGCTGAATTATCATTTATTGGAATTTTTCGTTTATTCGCCATTTTTCTACCTCAATGAACAAATTTTCACAGCTTGTTCTTTTCGAATTGGACAATTTTTAACCCTGATATGTTTTTTCACACCAAAAGCGAATTCCGTTCAACTGCCTGCTTGCGGCTGAGCAGCCGCCTCGGTGTCATCATTCCGCTTTTTAATTATGGTATTAATCCTTAGAACGGCGTCTGCAATTTCAGCAGCAGCCTTTAGAGCGTGAACTTTAACTTTTAAGGGATCAACTACCCCCAGCTCCCACATATCGGCAACTTCGCCAGTATCGCATTCAATGGCAAGTGAAACCTTGCCTTGTTCTGCTTGGGCGGCTATCACGTCCTCGACTTTCTCAAGGGGGTTGAACCCAGCATTTGCAACGATTTGGCTCAGAGGTTTCTTAAGGGCCTCCGCCACGCAATCAACGCCATAGGCTGCCATGCCCTTAACTCCGTCTCTCAGGAAAGAAACCTCTCTTGATGCAGCAATCTCGATAGAGCCACCGCCTGGAACAACGCCGCCTATAATAGCGGCCTGAACTGCTGAGGCGGCATCGCGCGCTATCCGCTCGCGTTCGTCTCTGACCTCCCTTGTTGCTGCACCGACAAGTAGTGTGGCGGCAGGCTTCCCAACTCCGCCCATAATACGCGTATGTTCCAACCTCTCATCTTCATATACCCGTGCGCATCGCCCGACAAACAAAGATAACTCCTCAAGCGGTTTCTTTAGACCCGCTCGCTTTATTGTCTTAGCACCTGTATGTTCCACAATCCTTGCTATGTCCCTCGTAGATACGCGACGGAGAACTATAATACCGGCATCGGTAAGTAACTCCTCTGCCAAATCTGCAACGCCCTTATTTGCAACAACGAGACCAATTCCTAAATCAACGATTTTTCGCAAATTCTCACAAAACTCGTTTTGAAGTTGGACATACCGCGCAAAACCCGATTCTGTGCCAAGTGCATCATCTTCCATTCGTTCGGGCTCAAGCGCGTCGTCAACTACCAAAACCTTGACATCTTCGAGCGAGCGCGGCATCTGGCTGTTCATGCGCTCTTTTTCTATAATGAGACCCGTAAATACTTCGTTCTGCGCGCCTTCTTTTGCAACAATAGTATCAGCAAGTTTGAATGCTGGTTCCGCCAGTTTTTCTTTACCCACAAGCTTCGCCGCTTGGACGACCAAATCTGCAATCTCGGCATCCTCTCTTCCGGCGATATAAGCCGCCTGCCACAGAAGCGGGTCGTCGAAGTCCTTGACTTGTCTGCTTGCGGCTTCCAATACCTCAAGGGCTTTCTTCATACCAATGGAAAGCCCTTGTATTACCTTTGTCACCGGCACGCCTCTCGACACCCTGCTGACCCCTTCCATTACAAGGGCAGAAGCTAGGATGGCAGCGGTAGTTGTGCCGTCGCCTACTTCTTCATCTTGAGCCTTGGCTGTACGAATAACCAACCTTGCGGCAGGGTGATTTATATCAATTTTGTCGAGAATCGTGCTGCCATCATTGGTAATTGTCACGTCGCCGAACTTGTCAACGAGCATGCAGTTCAGACCTTTAGGTCCAAGTGTTCCTTCAACAGACGAAGCAACCGCGCGCACTGCGGTTGCATTCGCAAGCAATGCCGCAAGGCGCTCATCTACGTCCGCCGACTTACTTACCTGCTTAATGTTTGAACTCATTTTTGAACTTAAGAAGGGATCCTGGGGCTGAGGGATTTAGGTATCCAGAAACCCGCCGTAGCATGCTGATTATCCAATACTTAATTGGGTCAGCATCTGGCTGAGGCTCGATGCCATTAGCTCAACAGCGGCCACTGCACGCCGATAGTCCATCCTTGTAGGCCCTACAACTCCTATGCTCCCGCATACGCGATCGCCGATGTGATAGTTTGCTGTAACAAAGCTGCAATCGCTTAGCTCACAGAACTGGTTTTCCTCACCGATAATGACGGTTACATCCTTGCCAAGCAATGCCGTGCTCAAAACCTGGAATAGTACTTTGCGCTTTTCTAGGGCGTCGAGAATCATCGTAAGCTTTTCTGTTCGGGAAAATTCCGGCTGCTTGAGAATGTGGCTTGTTCCATCTATGAAAACCTCGCTATCAGTAGCTGCAACCAGCGCCTGCTTTACGAGGGCAACCACCTTTTTGTAAAGAGCGGTCATTCTAAAAAGATCCGCCGGCAGAGCATTTCTAATCCTAGTAGTAAATTCGCGCAACTCAGCACCTTGTAGACGCTCGTTAACCAGATTCCCAATAGAATTAAGGTCAACAGTGTTGAGGTCGCTCTCCCAATCTAGCAATCGGTGATCAATATGTCCGGTGCTAAGTACAGTGATTACAAGAAGCTTGCCTCGGCCAATTGGAGAGAGTGCTACGTGGCGAATACTTATGGTGCCCATCTGTGGCTTAGTTGCCAGAGAAGTATATTGGGCCAATCCAGATAGAATCCGGCACGTCTGTAAAAGGATGTTCTCAATTTCGCTCTCATAAGGATTATATGCCGCCCTTGCACGCGAAGCTTCTGCTCGCCCCAGCTTGGGGTCAGGCATTAGCTTGTCAACATAGTACCGATAGCCAAGGTCTGATGGCACGCGGCCCGCAGATTTGTGCGGTTGTTTTAGATAGCCCAGCTCTGACATAGCCGCAAGCTCATGACGAATCATCGCGGGCTTAATTCCAAAGTTGTAGTTCGCCGCTAGCGTTTCCGAACCTACCGGTTCCGCAGTCCTCACGTATTGATTTACAATTGCTTCCAGTATTCTGCTTCTCCGCTCGCCGAGTTCCATCGGCTTCACCTCAAATAACAAGGTAGCCGTATGCGCAAACCTTCTTCTGATAAGAGTATACCATTAGCAACGTCTAGAGTCAACATGGGAAAGCTTGCGGTGATTAGCTAACATTACACAGGGAGTTCTCACAAACTTACATTTAAACAAATAAGGGATACTTGGCGCTATGTAGTATTACCCACAATAAAAAGTGCCATGCCTATGGAAACTGCCGCCATTCCAATGTACTGCATTGGCGACACTTTTGGGCTAAAAATCAGGAGAATTGCTATTTGAGCGCCCAGGAATCCGCCAGCAGTACCCAAGCCAAGTGCAACATTTGGATTCATTGAACGATAGAGTAACATTAGAAACCATATGCTTGAGGCTCCAAAAACATTGCCGCAGATATAACCTATCAACCATTTGCTTGGATGGGCGCTACCATACTTAAAAAACACCTGTGCCGCCGCTTGCATTAGCCAAAATACAATTAGCCAAACGAGGTTCATACCTGCCCTGCCTCCAATTCCAAAAGCTTGATCTCGACAACCGGAAAATAAAGCCTTATCCCTCAACGACGTCTAATTATGGATAGGAACGCAAGCTTAGTGGCAGCCTAGGTCACAAGCAAGCATAGCTCGGATTGAAGGATTTCATACACCTGCATTGCCCACTTAACTGCCCGCCTAAAAGCGAATTAGGACAACCGCTATTCTGCTAGCCAAGCTCCCCCCTCAACTTCTACTTTAACCCCATCTCTCTTAAGTTGCGAAGGCTGATTGCTAGGCTCTCGAATGGATCTCTTTCGCAAATATCCTGCTCAACAAGGTACCATTCAACTCCGGCTTCCATAGCAGCTTCCAATATCTCAGGCCAGTTCAGGTTGCCCTCGCCAACCTCCATCATGATTTGCTGGCCGCCCCTATTGCCCATATCCTTCAGGTGAAGCAATGGAACGCGGTCTTTGCACCGCAAAATCCACTCTGCTGGGTCGCCTCCACCATACTGAACCCAATATGTGTCAATCTCAAAATTGAAGTAAGTGGGGTCGCTCTCGGTGCGAAGGATTTCTAAGCCAATCTTGTCGCCGAATTTTTCGAATTCAAAGCTATGGTTGTGATAGCTGAAAGTCAGACCACCTTGGGCTAGCCTCTTTGCCACCTTAGAAGCTTCCTTTGCAAACTGATGGAAGCCCTTGGCATTTCGGTATTCTTGGGGCATCCCACCAAGTGCAATGTGCTGACATCCCCACAGTTGATGCTCTTCGATGACTCGTTCCGTTTCGTCCCGCATTCGGTGGTAGGGAGTGTGGGTAGCACAAATATAAACACCTTCACCGTCAACAATTTTCTTCAGCTCAAGCGGGTCGATTGGGCCAAGGCCAGATACCTGGATCGCCTCATATCCAATTTCTCGAATCTTTTTAATTGTCTTGGCAATATCCGCAGGAGTTTGCGTAAACTCGCGCACAGTATAGAGTTGTGCACCAATTCGTGATTCGCTCATTGTGCATCCTTTCCTTAAGGCAATTCTCGAATATAGATATTCTTAAACCAAAGCTTGGTACCGTGATGCTGAAGCTCAATTGGTCCCTCATCCGGCACGCCGCCTATGCTATTCATCGTCACCTGATCAACAACCTGAACACCATTCTCGACGACGGTCACCTTCTTGCCGCGCATAATGATGACAAAGCGATTCCATTCACCAACTGGCCTGTCCATATTCCTTGTTGGCTTGTTATTGTCATTATATAGTCCGCCCGAACCAATGGGATTATCCCAAATTTGCACCTGAGGTTTTCCACGCAAATAAATGCCACTGTCTCCACCTTTTGGGATTTTCCAGTCAACTATCAAAATAAAATTGCGGTAGTTCTTTTCGGTAACAAGGTTCTTTCCCTTGCCATCATATTCCAACACGCCGTCTACAACCTTCCAATGTTTCTCAACCTCGGCATCGTGCTTCCAGCCTGTCAAGTCTTTGCCATTAAAAAGCGGTGTGAACCATGGGGGGATCCCCTCAGAAGCATAACCAAGGCAACCCAGAACTGTGCTAATAATTAAAACTAACACAATCCTTTTCATAAAATTACCCTCCTTTACTTCATTTCGCTTAACATTTGTCGTGCCTGAGCAAGAGATGAATATAGCTCGCGATATATAGCAAAGCGCTCTTCATATACCAAAGCATATTCGCGACGGGGCTCGAAAGTTCGTATTGGTACCGCCCATGTCCTAATTGCTTCTTCAATATCTAGTATTCCTGCCCCTCCGCCTGCAAGCATAGCAGCCCCCATGCAAGTTGCCTCAGTAACACGCATTGTGGTGAGTGGAATACCCAATATATCAGCTTTTATCTGCATCCAAGTATCATTTTTCGCCCCGCCGCCAACGGCCCTTAGCTCAGCAAGGCAGAAACCGGCATCCCTTAAGATTGATAGGTTCCATTTCATTTCATAAGTGATACCATCTAGAAATGCACGCAGGACCTCCGACCGATTGGTCGAAAGGGTCAAACCAAATAGCAATCCAGCCCCTTGGGCATCAAAGTGGGGCGTGCCTGTTGGCCCAAAGTGGGGAAGAAGTATGACACGCGAAGGCTCTTCTGCTGCCGCCGATATTATTCGGTCGTAGGGATCTTCTCCATTCCTTCTGGCTTCTTCTGCCTCCTCGGTTGCAAAATTATCGCGTACCCATCGTAGAACACTTCCACCAGTAATATTAAATGCAACCGTGGTGTATATGTTTGGTAATACATGCGGATAAGTTGCCAAGTTAGCATTCATGAGTTCATCGCTTAGAACAAGGTGGTCAATAGCAGGGCAAATACATTCAGTCGTACCGATGGAATATGCAGCTTGGCCTGACGAGGCTGCTCCACATCCAAGTGCCCCAACGGGTTGATCATGACCACAGACTGACACCTTAATACCATTTGCCAAACCAAGCTTGGCAGCCATTTCAGGTTTGACAGTGCCGACAACCTCCCCAGAAGGAATCACTTCAGGCAATCGGTCAGCAGAAAGTCCAACGGCTTCTAAAATCTCCGCCGACCATTCCATGCGGCTAACATCAAAAAGCATCGAACGGGCGGCCATCGTATAATCGGTCTTTACTTCACCAGTCAGTACCCAAGCAAGTAGGTCCTCACAGAAAAGAAACTTCAGCGCCTTGTCCCATTTCTCAGGCTCATTTTGTTTAAGCCACAAGAGTTTATATAAAGAATACATAGGATATGGTGTGTGCCCTGTTATTCGATAAAGCCTTTCGACGCCGAACTCCGTGCTCCAAGGGCCAACAAGCGAGGCAGCGCGAGCGTCGGATGAAACCATTATGCTACTTATCATCTGGCCATAGGAGGTGATAGCAGTGAAAGCCTCTCCCTGCGACGCAATGCCAATAGCTTTTACAGGATCTAAACTCCGAACAGCGCCCGCCGCTTTCTCAATCACTCGGCAAGCAGCGTTTACCACCACGTGAGGATTGAGCTCACAGGCTCCTGGAAACGGAAATAGGAGGGGATACTCCTCGTACGCCCAGGAAAGCTGGCTACCCTTCTCATCGAAAACTACCGCCTTTACACCTGTCGTGCCTATATCTATTCCCATTAAACTCATAATGAATCACCAAGCAACAACCCAAAGCTCAAACTTTCCCGACTAACTCCGACAATTTTGTTGCTGACCCTGCTATTTTATACACTTCGCAAATTAAATGTCTTATTACTTTGGCAACCGCCGCCTGTGCGTCTGAAATACTTCCGCCGCTACCGAGAACACTCTCGTAAGGCTGGCGTATGTCAGTGGCGATGTTAATCTTTGCGATACCATTTTTCACCGCTTCATTAATGTACGACTGTGGAATTCCAGATCCGCCATGCAGGACAAGAGGAATTCCGGTCGCATCGCGCAGCTTTTTTAAGTGCCCAATATCAAGTCTAGCCTTGGGTTTTGGTCGGTCTTTTGCCGCCGCGGAAATCGCCCCATGGACCGAACCAATCGAAACGGAAAGCCAGTCCACCCCTGTTCGCTGAACAAATTCCCTCGCTTCGTCGGGGTCTGTAAATCCTTTTTTGCTGGCAAAAAGCTCATCATATGGAGGGAGTGGACCTGGTTCATGGCCGAACACAGCGCCTAACTCTGCTTCAACCAGCACGCCTTCTTGATGGGCAATCTCGACGACGTGCCTAGTAACAGCGATATTCTCCTCAAAATGGAGTCGGGAGCCGTCAATCATAACCGAGTCGTAGCCCAAAGATATAGCCTCCTTAATAAGGGGCTCCCAATCGCAAAGTAAGCCATCCTCATCAATTACCGGCGTGTGATCAAGATGGAGCGTTGCCACTCGGGGGTCGGCGTGGCGGCGATATTCTTCAGCAATGTGGCCTAGGCTCTTTGCCTCGAACTTTATGAGTTCAAGTCGCGCGACTGCCAGCATTCCAAACGTATCAAGCTCCGCCAATGTCTTAAGAATCGGCTCAGCCATCGGAAGGTAGGGAACATTGAACGCTGGAATTACAATTTTGTGCTCAACAGCGGCTGAGACCAGGCGTGCAAGTCGATTTTTTGGAGCTGGCACCCGGTTGACGATGTTAAAATTTTGATGCTTTATATCCAATGTTCAGCTCTCTAATAAATTTACAACTAAATGATTCAGCTGTCGGCCTTAAATCAAGCTACGATAAGTTTATTAATATGGCGGCTTGCTTCAGCGTACCTTGTATTTAGCTAGGACCTCAAACCTTGAATGCTCTCTTCAAACAATTCCACATCTTCTTTTAGCATATCTGGCTTATGTTCGTTGTAAATGCCAACGCAGACCATATCCTGTGGACGCATGACTCTCGCAGCAAAACCAAACGCCTCTTTAGGATCATTACGTCCAGCAGCAAGAATTTTGTAATGAATCGCCGGCTTCGAAAGCCTTTGTATGAGATGCGCCATGGTTTCCCTATCCTCTTGCCAAAACCATTCTTGTGCACCGTGAACGTGTGCCGGATTTTCATCACGACGCATCGAGTTGTAATACGAACACATGTAGTAATCCACATCCAACGCTTTTTTCCGCCCACTCTATAACTCGAGGGTCGTGAGCCGCTATGCCAGCCAACAAACCAGCAGAGCGAATTATTTCAAACAGCTCAGGTATATGGGAAAGTTCCCCTTTTACAAACTGGTGGTCCATGTAACCACCATGAATGTGACAAGCTTTTGCGCCGCCTTCAATTGCTCGATTAATACACAGCTCGGGCGGACCCTCGCTTGGGCAGGTCTGGGCGAACCACTGAATCTTTCCACCCTCATCCCAGTGTTCTCTTAAGAAGCTAACCACCCGGAGGTCGGTTCGCGCTACGACGGTGTTTATACCAAGCGACTCAGCTTCCCGTAACAAAGCCTTGATTCTCTCAAATGTAAACCAGCTCAGCATTCGCTGGTCCATTTCTATACTTTGATGGGAAAATCCGCTGATTGGATTCGTCCCTAGAATGAAACGGCTAACCTCCACACCTTTGATTGCAACTTTTTCCACACACGCCTCCGGAGCTGCTTAGCAGACTGAAAACTAAAATTTCGGCTCAAACACTGTGAGGATACCAACGCGTTTGATGCGGCCGACCATCCGCTTTCTAACCTCTGAATCGCGTTCTACTAATGTAAAATAGTTCTCCGCCGCCCGCTCGACAGCGGAGATGAAATCTTCCAAATTAATATGAATTCGTCCAGACTTATCCTGTTTAAAATGAAGGTGAGGATTTCCGTCGGTATAGGCATAACGTCCATCCTTTACAGTATAGCTGTGGAGAAGTTTGCATCGAATCGCATCCCACAAGTCATTTGGGTCATAGCGTTTGTCGTCAAAAAAGCGAGCCACAAATTCGCGGAATAGGCTTGCATTGCTGTCATGGCCAGCGTATAGGCAAGTCAGATAATCTATTACGCACGCGGCGAGAATAAACGCACCCATCTTTGCCCCGCCAGCAGATGCCTTTCGTACATCGCCCAGGGCCATGTCAATAATTGCATGTCGGGCACGAGCCACTATTTCTTGTTCGTCCATTCTCCCCCTCCACTGTGAAAAACGACAACCATCGGCCACAAGTGAAGACATAGGTCGCCACTCCTTCAGCAGTCATTTAGCCGCCATTTGGTGTATTTTTGGGGGGTTGCAATGAAAAATTTCGCCGACATGTAAATTCACTCCTGCTTGCCAACTCTGCTAACTTGAAGAAAAGGCAAATCAGGAGATATACTAAGTATAGGAGAATCCAAATGGCAAAATCGATTGATATGCCTTTGAGAATAGCGCTTGCACAAGTTAACCTTACTGTCGGCGACCTTGACGGTAACTCAGCGAAAATTGTTGAATATATCGGTCGGGCGAAGGAAGCCGGAGCGGATATCGTCGCCTTTCCTGAACTCTCAATCACAAGCTATCCGCCAGAAGATCTTCTTCTTAAAAATGGTTTCGTCCAACGAAATATTGATTGCCTTCACAAAATCATTGGAGCATCAAAGGGAATCACGGCGATCATTGGCTTTGTAGATAAGGTTAATAGTGATATATACAATGCAGCTGCAATCATATCAGATGGCGAACTCGTGGGGGTGCATCATAAGTTTAACTTGCCAAATTATGGCGTTTTCGACGAGCATAGATACTTCCAACGTGGCAAAGAAACAAAAGTCTTCAAGGCTGGCGAGGTAAGATTCGGCGTGGAAATTTGCGAAGACAGCTGGTACGCCGAGGGACCACATAGACTTCAAGCACTCCTAGGTAATGCTCATGTCATCATTGTCATAAATTCCTCGCCATTCCATGCGGGAAAATGGCGGCATCGCGAGGAGATGCTTGCCAC
This sequence is a window from Armatimonadota bacterium. Protein-coding genes within it:
- a CDS encoding sugar phosphate isomerase/epimerase, translating into MSESRIGAQLYTVREFTQTPADIAKTIKKIREIGYEAIQVSGLGPIDPLELKKIVDGEGVYICATHTPYHRMRDETERVIEEHQLWGCQHIALGGMPQEYRNAKGFHQFAKEASKVAKRLAQGGLTFSYHNHSFEFEKFGDKIGLEILRTESDPTYFNFEIDTYWVQYGGGDPAEWILRCKDRVPLLHLKDMGNRGGQQIMMEVGEGNLNWPEILEAAMEAGVEWYLVEQDICERDPFESLAISLRNLREMGLK
- a CDS encoding FGGY family carbohydrate kinase codes for the protein MSLMGIDIGTTGVKAVVFDEKGSQLSWAYEEYPLLFPFPGACELNPHVVVNAACRVIEKAAGAVRSLDPVKAIGIASQGEAFTAITSYGQMISSIMVSSDARAASLVGPWSTEFGVERLYRITGHTPYPMYSLYKLLWLKQNEPEKWDKALKFLFCEDLLAWVLTGEVKTDYTMAARSMLFDVSRMEWSAEILEAVGLSADRLPEVIPSGEVVGTVKPEMAAKLGLANGIKVSVCGHDQPVGALGCGAASSGQAAYSIGTTECICPAIDHLVLSDELMNANLATYPHVLPNIYTTVAFNITGGSVLRWVRDNFATEEAEEARRNGEDPYDRIISAAAEEPSRVILLPHFGPTGTPHFDAQGAGLLFGLTLSTNRSEVLRAFLDGITYEMKWNLSILRDAGFCLAELRAVGGGAKNDTWMQIKADILGIPLTTMRVTEATCMGAAMLAGGGAGILDIEEAIRTWAVPIRTFEPRREYALVYEERFAIYRELYSSLAQARQMLSEMK
- the corA gene encoding magnesium/cobalt transporter CorA, translating into MFRITAYHPNKGVQIIKNIAQISDFIADPETIVWLDAMNPSKEEMEKLALEFGFHPLAIDDYFTPHHRPKVDEYPGYLFLVSHFVTYNPKKEDVRPIELDIFVGKNYIVTLHKQELTVLHEVADRWSRHPQAFVGGVGLLLYDILDALVDSYFPILDQIDERLDQIETSIFKQEAAESPERIFRLKRTLLVLRRIATPLRDMFNILTRRDQPLLSEQAVTYLRDIYDHTLRIVDTIDTYRDILASALDAYLTVISNQLNAVMKSLTVAATVLISVGLVAAIYGMNFRYMPELTWRYGYPYALGLMALIGVVLLYYFRRIKWL
- a CDS encoding DUF1080 domain-containing protein, whose amino-acid sequence is MKRIVLVLIISTVLGCLGYASEGIPPWFTPLFNGKDLTGWKHDAEVEKHWKVVDGVLEYDGKGKNLVTEKNYRNFILIVDWKIPKGGDSGIYLRGKPQVQIWDNPIGSGGLYNDNNKPTRNMDRPVGEWNRFVIIMRGKKVTVVENGVQVVDQVTMNSIGGVPDEGPIELQHHGTKLWFKNIYIRELP
- a CDS encoding class II fructose-bisphosphate aldolase, which produces MDIKHQNFNIVNRVPAPKNRLARLVSAAVEHKIVIPAFNVPYLPMAEPILKTLAELDTFGMLAVARLELIKFEAKSLGHIAEEYRRHADPRVATLHLDHTPVIDEDGLLCDWEPLIKEAISLGYDSVMIDGSRLHFEENIAVTRHVVEIAHQEGVLVEAELGAVFGHEPGPLPPYDELFASKKGFTDPDEAREFVQRTGVDWLSVSIGSVHGAISAAAKDRPKPKARLDIGHLKKLRDATGIPLVLHGGSGIPQSYINEAVKNGIAKINIATDIRQPYESVLGSGGSISDAQAAVAKVIRHLICEVYKIAGSATKLSELVGKV
- the grpE gene encoding nucleotide exchange factor GrpE; translated protein: MANKRKIPINDNSAQNSSESEAQHRDKELEETGVVPPEVFSESPEEADVVVESTAEEVLPEDIRILKERCEEAERRAEEEHDNFLRTLADFTNYRRRAREELEQVRKFATEDFIIRLLPILDNFERAIKAAEETKNFDSLHGGVILILRQLRDLLAKEGVEPIKAVGEKFDPMKHEAVARVDTTEYPDETIIEEVRTGYTMNGRVIRPSAVKVAHHPRVEQDG
- the hrcA gene encoding heat-inducible transcriptional repressor HrcA — translated: MELGERRSRILEAIVNQYVRTAEPVGSETLAANYNFGIKPAMIRHELAAMSELGYLKQPHKSAGRVPSDLGYRYYVDKLMPDPKLGRAEASRARAAYNPYESEIENILLQTCRILSGLAQYTSLATKPQMGTISIRHVALSPIGRGKLLVITVLSTGHIDHRLLDWESDLNTVDLNSIGNLVNERLQGAELREFTTRIRNALPADLFRMTALYKKVVALVKQALVAATDSEVFIDGTSHILKQPEFSRTEKLTMILDALEKRKVLFQVLSTALLGKDVTVIIGEENQFCELSDCSFVTANYHIGDRVCGSIGVVGPTRMDYRRAVAAVELMASSLSQMLTQLSIG
- a CDS encoding TCP-1/cpn60 chaperonin family protein; translated protein: MSSNIKQVSKSADVDERLAALLANATAVRAVASSVEGTLGPKGLNCMLVDKFGDVTITNDGSTILDKIDINHPAARLVIRTAKAQDEEVGDGTTTAAILASALVMEGVSRVSRGVPVTKVIQGLSIGMKKALEVLEAASRQVKDFDDPLLWQAAYIAGREDAEIADLVVQAAKLVGKEKLAEPAFKLADTIVAKEGAQNEVFTGLIIEKERMNSQMPRSLEDVKVLVVDDALEPERMEDDALGTESGFARYVQLQNEFCENLRKIVDLGIGLVVANKGVADLAEELLTDAGIIVLRRVSTRDIARIVEHTGAKTIKRAGLKKPLEELSLFVGRCARVYEDERLEHTRIMGGVGKPAATLLVGAATREVRDERERIARDAASAVQAAIIGGVVPGGGSIEIAASREVSFLRDGVKGMAAYGVDCVAEALKKPLSQIVANAGFNPLEKVEDVIAAQAEQGKVSLAIECDTGEVADMWELGVVDPLKVKVHALKAAAEIADAVLRINTIIKKRNDDTEAAAQPQAGS